In Natronoarchaeum mannanilyticum, a genomic segment contains:
- a CDS encoding PstS family phosphate ABC transporter substrate-binding protein → MASNRPDSQRSIVSRRKFLGAAGGAAALSLAGCLGGGSGGLSGEVVISGSSTVYPVSNAMGEEFKKANSNVGMSVDPTGTGAGFENNFCTGSSAINGASRPIKDSELQRCRDNGVEPVEFQVASDALTVAVNTENDWAECVTEDELRQIWKPDPAQTWSDVRSEWPDEEFERYGPATTSGTFDYFTEHIIGEARSHTDNYQSSENDNTLIQGVQGAPYTIGYFGYSYYEQNKDSLKALEIDAGDGCVKPSLENARDGSYPLARPLFIYVNRDEIKNNEAVRQFVEFYLTQSSKDIVSEIGYVPASDEIQQRNLDKFESIVSGDDAGSGNQSSGNTSSGNESA, encoded by the coding sequence ATGGCAAGCAACCGACCCGACTCGCAACGTTCGATCGTCTCCCGACGAAAGTTCTTGGGCGCGGCCGGCGGCGCGGCGGCGCTCTCACTCGCCGGCTGCCTGGGCGGCGGCAGCGGTGGACTCTCGGGCGAGGTCGTGATCTCCGGGTCGAGCACGGTGTACCCGGTGTCGAACGCGATGGGCGAGGAGTTCAAGAAGGCGAACTCGAACGTCGGAATGTCCGTCGACCCGACGGGGACGGGTGCCGGATTCGAGAACAACTTCTGTACCGGTAGCAGCGCGATCAACGGCGCATCGCGACCGATCAAGGACAGCGAACTCCAGCGCTGCCGAGACAACGGCGTCGAGCCGGTCGAGTTCCAGGTCGCCAGCGACGCGCTGACGGTCGCGGTCAACACCGAAAACGACTGGGCGGAGTGTGTCACCGAAGATGAACTTCGCCAGATCTGGAAGCCAGATCCCGCCCAGACGTGGAGCGACGTTCGCTCGGAGTGGCCCGACGAGGAGTTCGAGCGCTACGGTCCCGCGACGACGTCGGGAACGTTCGACTACTTCACCGAGCACATCATCGGCGAGGCGCGCTCCCACACCGACAACTACCAGTCCTCGGAGAACGACAACACGCTGATTCAGGGCGTCCAGGGTGCACCCTACACGATCGGGTACTTCGGATACTCCTACTACGAACAGAACAAAGACTCGCTCAAGGCCCTCGAGATCGACGCCGGGGACGGCTGCGTCAAACCGAGCCTCGAGAACGCACGGGACGGCTCGTACCCGCTGGCACGACCGCTGTTCATCTACGTCAACCGGGACGAGATCAAGAACAACGAAGCGGTCCGACAGTTCGTCGAGTTCTACCTCACCCAGTCGTCCAAGGACATCGTCAGCGAGATCGGGTACGTCCCGGCCAGCGACGAGATCCAGCAGCGGAACCTCGACAAGTTCGAATCGATCGTCAGCGGCGACGACGCAGGGTCGGGCAATCAGTCGAGCGGGAACACGTCCAGCGGCAACGAGTCGGCCTGA
- a CDS encoding PrsW family intramembrane metalloprotease, which yields MSSGRDPVQQAAGEERDLYEVSSWEPRSRLDRFVVGIDGGVRRIAQLLVYAVAGLIGLSVAALSVWVLLAEFHVGNLDAVTDPVVTALVVLSVVPALALAGYVWRTDVTTGEPIGLLAVTFLLIMLLAGFVAILNELGGIVLGVRESAFGVGTILFYYLVVGPVEETAKLVAVRLHAYRSDRFDAVIDGAVYGAVAGLGFATIENALYITRALEPATTALGTIAAADGITAARALAGPGHVIYSGVAGFYLGLAKFNREYAVPLVLKGLLIAAVLHGTYNVGASIVPGLVYQSTSLSPLGATMAFILPFDALAGYYLYRKIRNYRDTYRAVEAERWDDRVPLPELTEFDPATDPDRPGLGARGADGDAAAAGSAGNRSDDVRTTGARSNGGAGATATDSGRGTADAVGSGAEGKVSDPASDDDSADSSESDDAREFVDADRTAASQPDEDDEDDEEDSLDDWEF from the coding sequence ATGTCGTCGGGCCGGGACCCAGTGCAGCAGGCTGCCGGAGAGGAGCGAGACCTCTACGAAGTATCGTCGTGGGAACCGCGCTCCCGGCTCGACCGGTTCGTCGTGGGTATCGACGGCGGCGTCCGCCGGATCGCCCAGCTACTCGTCTACGCCGTCGCCGGACTGATCGGCCTCTCGGTGGCCGCGCTCTCCGTGTGGGTGCTACTCGCGGAGTTCCACGTCGGGAACCTCGACGCCGTCACCGATCCCGTCGTGACCGCGCTGGTCGTGCTGTCGGTCGTGCCGGCGCTCGCGCTCGCGGGCTACGTCTGGCGCACCGACGTGACGACCGGCGAGCCGATCGGGCTACTCGCGGTGACGTTCCTGCTGATCATGCTGCTGGCGGGGTTCGTCGCGATCCTCAACGAACTCGGCGGTATCGTACTGGGCGTCCGCGAAAGCGCGTTCGGCGTCGGGACGATCCTGTTTTACTACCTCGTCGTCGGGCCGGTCGAGGAGACGGCCAAGCTGGTGGCGGTGCGGCTCCACGCCTACCGGAGCGACCGGTTCGACGCCGTGATCGACGGCGCGGTGTACGGCGCCGTCGCCGGGCTCGGCTTCGCGACGATCGAGAACGCGCTGTACATCACGCGCGCGTTAGAGCCCGCGACCACCGCGCTGGGGACGATCGCCGCGGCCGACGGGATCACCGCCGCGCGGGCGCTGGCCGGCCCCGGTCACGTGATCTACTCGGGCGTCGCCGGCTTCTACCTCGGACTGGCGAAGTTCAACCGCGAGTACGCCGTGCCGCTGGTGTTGAAGGGGCTGCTGATCGCGGCCGTGCTCCACGGGACGTACAACGTCGGCGCGTCGATCGTTCCCGGACTGGTCTACCAGTCGACGTCGCTGTCGCCGCTGGGCGCGACGATGGCCTTTATCCTGCCGTTCGACGCGCTGGCGGGCTACTACCTCTACCGAAAGATCCGGAACTACCGCGACACCTACCGCGCGGTCGAGGCCGAGCGGTGGGACGATCGGGTTCCGCTGCCCGAACTGACGGAGTTCGATCCGGCGACCGATCCGGATCGCCCCGGTCTCGGCGCTCGCGGCGCGGACGGCGACGCCGCCGCAGCGGGATCCGCCGGCAACCGATCGGACGACGTCCGGACGACCGGCGCCCGCTCGAACGGCGGCGCCGGCGCGACGGCGACAGACTCCGGTCGCGGGACGGCCGATGCCGTCGGCTCCGGAGCCGAGGGGAAGGTATCTGACCCGGCGTCTGACGACGATAGCGCCGACTCCTCGGAGTCGGACGACGCGCGAGAGTTCGTGGACGCCGACCGGACGGCGGCGTCACAGCCGGACGAGGACGACGAAGACGACGAGGAGGACTCGCTCGACGACTGGGAGTTTTAA
- the pstA gene encoding phosphate ABC transporter permease PstA encodes MATESSDTDWFGDGSETGAIRGRLFAWACLGATLFGIGMVMILLLYVVMDAFAIGQPNTAPWLDWGFLTNATSRFADEAGLYPAIIGSVMMMGVIALSALPIGVGAAIYLEEYAPDNKLVRFIEINIGNLAGVPSVVYGLLGLAVFVQIMNLGMGTVIVGGFTVGLLILPIVIISAQEALRGVPDSRRQASFGMGATRWQTTKNVVLPEALPGILTGTILALGRAIGETAPLLMIGAAASVYSPPSGLFDRFSAMPRQIYAWVGMPQQEFQYGVMAAGVVTLLTVLLLMNASAILIRNKYQRES; translated from the coding sequence ATGGCGACCGAATCCTCCGACACGGATTGGTTCGGGGACGGAAGCGAGACCGGCGCGATCAGGGGACGGCTGTTCGCGTGGGCCTGTCTCGGGGCCACCCTGTTCGGCATCGGGATGGTGATGATCCTGCTGCTGTACGTCGTGATGGACGCCTTCGCCATCGGCCAACCCAACACGGCACCGTGGCTCGACTGGGGCTTCCTGACAAACGCGACGTCGCGGTTCGCCGATGAAGCGGGTCTGTACCCTGCGATCATCGGTTCGGTGATGATGATGGGCGTGATCGCGCTGTCGGCGCTGCCGATCGGCGTCGGGGCCGCGATCTACCTCGAGGAGTACGCGCCGGACAACAAGCTCGTGCGGTTCATCGAGATCAACATCGGCAACCTCGCGGGCGTCCCCTCGGTCGTCTACGGCCTGCTCGGACTGGCGGTGTTCGTCCAGATCATGAACCTCGGGATGGGGACCGTCATCGTCGGCGGGTTCACCGTCGGTCTGCTGATCCTCCCGATCGTGATCATCTCCGCCCAGGAGGCGCTGCGCGGCGTGCCGGACTCCCGCCGGCAGGCGTCGTTCGGCATGGGCGCGACGCGCTGGCAGACGACCAAGAACGTCGTGCTGCCCGAGGCGCTGCCGGGGATCCTGACCGGGACGATCCTCGCACTGGGTCGCGCGATCGGCGAGACCGCGCCGCTGCTGATGATCGGCGCCGCCGCGTCGGTGTACTCGCCGCCCAGCGGGCTGTTCGACCGCTTCTCCGCGATGCCGCGCCAGATCTACGCGTGGGTCGGGATGCCCCAACAGGAGTTCCAGTACGGCGTGATGGCCGCGGGCGTCGTGACGCTGCTGACGGTGTTGCTCCTGATGAACGCCAGCGCGATCCTCATCCGGAACAAGTACCAGCGGGAGTCGTAA
- the pstC gene encoding phosphate ABC transporter permease subunit PstC translates to MSGEQPTLTTDGSRRSLKESAIRAVLFGCAALSILVTGGIILTLGIDAIEFFTRVSPVDFFTGTDWSPVIRPYSYGVLPLILNTLLVTVLSAFIALPVGLAAAIYLSEYASERMRSIIKPGLEILAGIPTVVYGYFALVYITPFIDDYLFQVSTFNALSASIMVGVMIIPMVSSISEDALSAVPDELRQAGYGMGATKFQVSTGVVVPAAVSGIFSSFILGISRAIGETMIVVVAAGQSAKMIYPGNVDEVVVSSIETMTVAMVKLVTGEISADATQYKAMFAIGITLFAMTFALNLASTLIEMRYREEYK, encoded by the coding sequence ATGTCCGGAGAACAGCCCACACTAACCACGGACGGCTCCCGCCGGTCGCTCAAGGAAAGCGCCATCAGGGCGGTGCTTTTCGGTTGTGCGGCCCTGTCGATCCTCGTCACGGGCGGGATCATCCTGACGCTCGGGATCGACGCGATCGAGTTCTTCACCCGAGTGTCGCCGGTGGACTTTTTCACCGGGACGGACTGGAGCCCCGTGATCAGGCCGTACAGCTACGGCGTGTTGCCGCTGATCCTCAACACGCTGCTCGTCACCGTCCTGTCGGCGTTCATCGCGCTGCCGGTCGGCCTCGCCGCGGCGATCTACCTCAGCGAGTACGCGAGCGAGCGGATGCGCTCGATCATCAAGCCCGGCCTGGAGATTCTCGCCGGGATTCCGACGGTCGTCTACGGGTACTTCGCGCTGGTGTACATCACGCCGTTTATCGACGACTACCTGTTTCAGGTCAGCACGTTCAACGCGCTGTCGGCCTCGATCATGGTCGGCGTGATGATCATTCCGATGGTCTCCTCGATCAGCGAGGACGCCCTGAGCGCCGTCCCGGACGAGCTCCGTCAGGCCGGCTACGGCATGGGCGCGACGAAGTTCCAGGTGTCGACCGGCGTCGTCGTTCCCGCGGCCGTCTCCGGGATCTTCTCGTCGTTCATCCTCGGGATCTCCCGGGCGATCGGCGAGACGATGATCGTCGTCGTCGCGGCGGGCCAGAGCGCGAAGATGATCTACCCCGGCAACGTCGACGAGGTCGTCGTCTCCTCGATCGAGACGATGACCGTCGCGATGGTCAAACTCGTTACCGGCGAGATATCGGCCGACGCGACCCAGTACAAAGCGATGTTCGCGATCGGCATTACGCTGTTCGCGATGACGTTCGCGCTGAACCTGGCGAGCACCCTCATCGAGATGCGCTACAGGGAGGAGTACAAATGA
- a CDS encoding riboflavin synthase, translating into MFTGIVEETGEVVGRTETDEGVRLRIAGDETTADLEHGQSVSVSGACLTVEESRDGWFETFLAAETIAKTYLGELAEGDRVNLERAMPADGRFDGHVVLGHVDATAEVRDVRRVGDDWEFEFDLPEKFAPYVVEKGSITLDGISLTVAERTEEAITVAIIPTTYELTTLSEKEPGDPVHLEVDVIAKYAEQLLDGYR; encoded by the coding sequence ATGTTCACCGGCATCGTCGAGGAGACCGGCGAGGTCGTCGGTCGCACCGAGACCGACGAGGGCGTCCGGCTGCGGATCGCGGGCGACGAGACGACCGCGGACCTGGAACACGGCCAGAGCGTCAGCGTCAGCGGCGCCTGTCTGACAGTCGAGGAATCTCGGGATGGATGGTTCGAGACGTTCCTCGCCGCCGAGACGATCGCGAAGACCTACCTCGGGGAGCTCGCGGAGGGCGACCGGGTCAATCTCGAACGCGCGATGCCGGCCGACGGCCGCTTCGACGGCCACGTCGTCCTAGGCCACGTCGACGCCACCGCCGAGGTCCGGGACGTGCGCCGCGTCGGCGACGACTGGGAGTTCGAGTTCGATCTGCCCGAGAAGTTCGCGCCCTACGTCGTCGAGAAAGGGTCGATCACGCTCGACGGCATCAGCCTCACCGTCGCCGAGCGCACCGAGGAGGCGATCACCGTCGCGATCATCCCGACGACCTACGAGCTGACGACGCTCTCGGAGAAGGAGCCGGGCGATCCGGTCCACCTGGAAGTCGACGTGATCGCGAAGTACGCCGAGCAGCTGCTCGACGGCTATCGGTAA
- a CDS encoding PhoU domain-containing protein, giving the protein METRKVQLTGGSTYTVSLPKSWATENDVSAGSEVEFHSEEDSLLLTPKTETERTEGTLDVTDLEGDRLTRAVMTMYVSGFDRISLEGTKITSDQRRAIRSATQSLVGVEVLEETSDRVVLQDLLDSSELSITNAVTRMRLIAESMLEDAVTALVENDEDLALDVIERDDDVDRLWFVVSRIFRATLRSPRAARELGLPREDCFDYHSSARQLERIADHAAKIGQLTRKLDEIPGEVADEIESLHDDAAEIVDRAMDALLADDSSTSTELAHEARESILDLDERTRHVDELLRELDPHEAQLLGLIVDSLSRSADYGGNIAETALQKAAPRP; this is encoded by the coding sequence ATGGAAACGCGGAAGGTCCAGCTCACCGGCGGCTCGACGTACACCGTCTCGCTCCCGAAGTCGTGGGCGACCGAGAACGACGTCAGCGCCGGCAGCGAGGTCGAGTTCCACAGCGAGGAGGACTCGCTGCTACTGACGCCAAAGACCGAGACCGAGCGCACCGAGGGGACGCTCGACGTCACCGACCTCGAGGGCGATCGGCTCACGCGCGCCGTGATGACGATGTACGTCAGCGGCTTCGATCGCATCTCGCTGGAGGGTACCAAGATCACCAGCGACCAGCGCCGGGCCATCCGGAGCGCCACTCAGAGCCTCGTCGGCGTCGAAGTCCTGGAGGAAACCAGCGACCGCGTCGTCCTGCAGGACCTGCTGGACTCCTCGGAGCTGTCGATCACCAACGCCGTCACGCGGATGCGCCTGATCGCCGAGTCGATGCTCGAAGACGCCGTCACCGCGCTGGTCGAGAACGACGAGGACCTCGCGCTGGACGTCATCGAGCGCGACGACGACGTCGACCGGCTCTGGTTCGTCGTCTCGCGGATCTTCCGGGCGACGCTGCGCTCGCCGCGGGCGGCCAGGGAACTCGGGCTGCCCCGAGAGGACTGCTTCGACTACCACTCCTCGGCCCGCCAGCTCGAGCGGATCGCCGACCACGCCGCGAAGATCGGCCAGCTGACGCGCAAGCTCGACGAGATCCCCGGGGAGGTCGCCGACGAGATCGAGTCGCTCCACGACGACGCGGCCGAGATCGTCGATCGGGCGATGGACGCGCTGCTGGCCGACGACAGCTCGACGTCGACGGAACTGGCCCACGAGGCACGCGAGTCGATCCTCGACCTCGACGAGCGCACCCGGCACGTCGACGAACTGCTCCGGGAGCTCGATCCCCACGAGGCGCAACTCCTGGGACTGATCGTCGACTCGCTGTCCCGGAGCGCCGACTACGGCGGCAACATCGCGGAAACCGCGCTGCAGAAGGCGGCGCCGCGGCCCTGA
- the pstB gene encoding phosphate ABC transporter ATP-binding protein PstB translates to MSDSIGDTTAPEIETETESEVETGSDSVAEAAVGDEADPTITTVDNPVVKANELTVHYDDVQALQPVSMGIPQGEVTAIIGPSGCGKSTFLRCINRMNDLVDSAQMDGELLFKGKNVYDDDVDPVALRRKIGMVFQKPNPFPKSIYDNVAYGLNVRGDDENLDERVERALKRAALWDEVKDQLDESGLELSGGQQQRLCIARAIAADPEVILMDEPASALDPVATSKIEDLIAELAEDYTVIVVTHNMQQAARISDKTAVFLTGGKLVEFDNTQKIFENPDHQRVEDYITGKFG, encoded by the coding sequence ATGAGTGACTCAATCGGCGATACGACAGCACCCGAGATAGAGACGGAGACAGAGAGCGAGGTGGAAACGGGGTCCGACTCCGTCGCCGAGGCGGCGGTAGGCGACGAGGCGGACCCGACGATCACGACCGTCGACAACCCGGTCGTCAAAGCCAACGAACTCACCGTCCACTACGACGACGTGCAAGCGCTTCAGCCCGTCTCGATGGGCATCCCGCAGGGAGAGGTCACTGCGATCATCGGCCCCTCCGGATGCGGAAAGTCGACGTTCCTGCGCTGTATCAACCGGATGAACGATCTGGTCGACTCGGCGCAGATGGACGGCGAACTTCTGTTCAAAGGGAAAAACGTCTACGACGACGACGTCGATCCCGTCGCGCTGCGCCGGAAGATCGGGATGGTGTTCCAGAAGCCCAACCCGTTCCCGAAGTCGATCTACGACAACGTCGCCTACGGGCTGAACGTCCGCGGCGACGACGAAAACCTGGACGAGCGCGTCGAGCGGGCGCTCAAGCGCGCGGCGCTCTGGGACGAGGTGAAAGACCAGCTCGACGAGTCGGGATTGGAACTCTCGGGCGGGCAACAACAGCGGCTCTGCATCGCGCGGGCGATCGCCGCCGACCCGGAAGTGATCCTGATGGACGAGCCCGCCAGCGCGCTCGACCCGGTCGCCACCTCGAAGATCGAGGACCTGATCGCCGAACTGGCGGAAGACTACACCGTGATCGTCGTCACGCACAACATGCAGCAGGCCGCACGCATCTCGGACAAGACGGCCGTGTTCCTCACCGGCGGCAAACTCGTCGAGTTCGATAACACCCAGAAGATCTTCGAGAACCCCGACCACCAGCGCGTCGAGGACTACATCACCGGCAAGTTCGGGTGA